A segment of the Anopheles cruzii chromosome 2, idAnoCruzAS_RS32_06, whole genome shotgun sequence genome:
GCGACGTGCTGGAGGATCAGCGCGATAAGCTGTTCGAGAATTTGGTCGCCAACAACAGTGAGTAGAAGCGTGACGATCGCCCCAACCGATCGTCGGTCACTTTCTTGTTTCATACTTCTCTGAGCCAGTATTCGCAATCCGATTTGTTTTGGCCGGCCTCCGGCAAGCATGTAGAAGTACGCAGAGCGCGCCTAAACTAATCAACCGATCAATTGTCGTTCCCAAGAGCACCGTCTTTCATAATTGCTACGCTGCACCTCTTTTGCTATTCGGGATGAAGTAATTGCAAAACTTCTCTTTTGTTTCGACCGTTTGAATGACTTGGTTTTATCCGACCGTAGCTTATCAGATTTAAGGGTGGTTTATCAGTTTTCGAGTATCCCTTTCCTGTCTTCTCTGAACACCTTGACACGTACATTGTTCACTAAAACCGAGTACCATGCCCACTGCTTCACTACCTTCACCAACTCACGAaccgccgcacacacaaacgaacaTATTTTGCAATTGACCGCCCGGACCGTGTTACGGTAAGGTATCCCAGACACTCCGGAAGGCCTATCGACGCCGTCAACTCCGCCCGGATCAGGTACATCGACCGATGACAACAGATACTCGTCGTCCCGGGAGGAAATGGGTGGACTTTCGCTAACGGACCGCCCAGATGGAACCTCAGGttcttcacggcacggcagtcTTACAAACTCCTCGTCATCCGCATGTTTCCTAGACCGGGCCACGGTTTGCTCGTGTCCGATTCCATCAGCACCATCCTCTCCAAGTACCATGTCGGGTGGCAAAAGTAAACCTAGTGGCTCACGCAAAAAGGCTCGTAATGGCAACCGGAGCAGCACCAACCGGCTGGAACCACAGAGCGGGCTGCCGAGCCCGCGATCGCCTGACCTCGTCGGTGGTCACAGTGCGCCAGAAACGGACCACGAGCAGGGGTCCGGCTTTGAATGGCGATGGTTTCATAGGCGCAAACACTCGCATAAGTCCAGGTACCCAATCCTGCTATGTTTGGCACCCGTTTGGCCGTGAACCACACTCTCGATGTCCGCAGTCCTGTTATTTGATGTTAGTTAGTGTTTGTGTTCCGTTCGTTAGCGTTCTTCCGTGTCCAACCGTCCAAGGGGTCCTTAGTGTTGAGGtctaaattaaaaattgaatcAGTCTGCCGTTTAGTTTTGGGTTTCAAACGGGTCACTGTTACAAAATCTACCTCATGGCCATGTTGCATTTACTTGTCGCTAGCAAAGATCATAACGTAGCCCACATTCCATCACGACACGATCACTTCATCGAATCGGCGTACCGTggctttgtgttttttcgtaTTGCCGTAATTGTCTGGGGAAGGACCCACTTCCATCCAGTTCGATTCAATTTAAGGATAGTGATTACAAAATGtccccagtgtgtgtgtgccctttGTTTGGTGATCGTACCATTCCGTCCGTGTGTCCTAACCGTTGATCGTTACTTGTGCTGTCATGTCACACGAGCGCGAACGCATCGTCATTGTGCAGAAAGAGTCAATTCCTTGTTTCGATTCTCGTATGCCTTCCTTGTCCGTTTGATCGCGCGCAccctgccgccgccaggagTCGCTCATCCAGCCACCTctccggtggcagtggcgaTGACTGCGTTGGTGACCACGGACACCACTTTGCAACTGGCGGTTCTCCCGTGACCAgctgctgcggtggtgggTTGCGTGGAACCGGCCGTCGACACGATCATTCGCTCAGTTCCGATCAGGACGAGGCGGAAGCGGATGAAGCGTACGGTGGAACAGCGGCGGCACGCAATGGGTTGCATCCGTTGGCGTTACCTTCGTCCGTCGGCTGGCCAGCCCAACGGCAACACTCGGCATCACATCCACCACAGCCGACGGCCATCAATCCAGGTCAGGAACACCTGGGAGTGTCTTTTGTCTTTTGTTTCGCCAaagaacacgcacacactcactgTCACGCTGTCACAGTTTCCGTAGTTGCGCGCTGTCCTTTTTAGTTTCGATTCTTAATCGGTTCACGCTATCCGCTACCCTCCGATAGTACACCACCGATCCCGTCGCTGTGtactctgtgtgtgtcctgtcgaagcatagttttttttaatgttgcacAACTATTCCAGCGTTTCCGGACAGAACCTTCTTCCGGTCGCGACCTGCACGTCACCGCGTCTTGTGTCCGACGTAGTTCCTCCACTCTGCTCTATCGCTCTGCTATTTCACccgttttctctttttcttatGCGTTTTTTTCCAGTTGTTAATCGTTTCAGGATCATCACTGCCGAGCAatattgtgttgtgtgtgtattttatcTTTCCATTTTCACAGAACTACAAACACTTTCACACACCCACCTGTACACTGGAGCAAACAGACACTCGTGATAAACATGGAACTAGTTCATTAGTTTGTCCAAGTTCTAGTCCCTCcactttttccttttttttgcatgaGTTTCCACTGTATTCCTtgtttagtttcgttttcccCCTTTTCTTGTTCAACACCTTCCAACTTTGTGTGCCAGATTCAAAATCCTTCTCCGTCTTGGCCTCAAAATGTTTAGAGCCCGCTCTTGATATCCTGTTTTTGCTCTTGTCCTGTTTTTTAGTGTAGCAATGTTGAAAGTCGAACACAATTGAACGATTTGATTACGTTTTGAACCGGCCCAAGCTTCTCTTCTTTATTCCAGTGATGTGTCGGTGCAAGGAATGCACAAACTTATTTCGTGCGTCTCGTTTGTCCCTCGCTTTTATGCTGTTTTTGCTCAAAAACGTTGCCGCTTCGTTGTTCTGTATATTTAGTAGAGCCATTTGGACCGTTTGAGTGGCCCCCCGGGAGAAGAGTCGAAGCATCAAACAGCACACACTGTTTAATGTACAATATTGTTTATATTGTCGGTTCATTTTGGTATTATGTTTTGAAACTTTCTGCGGCTTTAAAAAGAAGCACTCACCTAAATGGCAAagacctgcctgcctgcccacCGCAGCACTAACggaatgttttctttgtcTTTTATTCGCCACTCTGAATGGATGATCCGCCACTACAGCCGACCTGACGTCCTACATCATCCGCTTCCAGTGGGATCTGGCCAAGTACCCGACGAAGCAATCGCTCCGCAACATTGCCGACATCATCTCCAAGCAAGTCGGACAGATTGATGCCGATCTGAAGACGAAATCTGCCGCGTACAACAATCTGAAGGGCAATCTTCAGAACTTGGAGAAGAAGCAGTCGTAAGTAGATGAGTGACCATGGGAAATGCCCTCTCGATATGATCGATAtaccctctctctcgctctctcagtGGTAGCCTGCTGACGCGCAACTTGGCCGATCTGGTGAAGAAGGAACACTTCATTCTCGATTCGGAGTACTTGACCACGCTGCTGGTGATCGTTCCGAAGTAAGTAAGGGTGAGGACACGGTAAATACAGAGAGACCCAGTTTAACGTTCCCCTGGCGTTCCTTAGGGCCAACATGAACGATTGGAACGCGCACTATGAGAAGATCACCGACATGATCGTGCCGCGCTCGTCGCAGACGATCACTCAGGATTCGGACTACGCCCTGTGCTCGGTGACGCTGTTCAAGAAGGTGGTCGATGAGTTCAAACTACACGCCCGTGAGCGCAAGTTTGTTGTGCGTGAGTTCGTGTACAACGAGGAGGAACTGGCGGCCGGCAAGAACGAAATCACCAAGCTGGTCACCGATAAGAAGAAGCAGTTTGTAAGTGGCCAATGGGACGGCGCATCTGCGCATGCTTACTCACGACTATTCGATCGATTTAGGGTCCACTGGTCAGATGGTTGAAGGTCAACTTTAGCGAGTGCTTCTGCGCCTGGGTTCACGTGAAGGCGCTGAGGGTTTTCGTCGAGTCGGTGCTGAGGTAAGGGGATTGGGTTGTTTTCGGTCAAACGCGTCCGTTTGTTACTCCCAGTTCTCCGCTTCAGATACGGTTTGCCGGTCAACTTCCAAGCCATCCTCATCCATCCGAACAAGAAGAGCACAAAGCGTCTGCGGGACGTACTGCAGCAGCTATACGGCCATCTGGACGGTTCGGCAGGATCCTCGGGGGGAAATGCTGACGTAGGTTTAGAATCGATAGCGGCCGTTTGTTTTCACCGCAATAAACCTTTTCTCCGGTATTACAGAATGTCGACATTCCTGGACTGGGCTTTGGACAATCGGAATACTTTCCCTACGTGTACTACAAACTGAACATCGACATGGTCGATACGAAGGTTTAAGGTGAGCGCGGCCACAAGTGCGTACTTTTAGGTGTAGGCGTGTCGAATGAACTACGGACTACGTACGGCTGGACTGCCACGGGAAGCTGCCAACCAATAGAAGTCAGATTTCCAGCACCGTAGAGCGCAAACAACCACCATCCCGAAAAAGGCTATCAAACTTTATGATTTCGCGCCACAATCGGGGTCGAATGATTTAAGTAccccggtttttgttttgttacgCCATTGGCCACGCagaaaaccttttcttttgctggcAGTCACACTTCCTTCCCATTGCTCCCAAAGGGCGACCCGATCGATCATGGCTGGTGTGTTAAATTGTTGAATACTTAGTTTCGTTAATCATTTTAgcattatttgttttacttttttgatGTGACATTAAgcgcaaaatggaaaactagaaaagaaacaccaggccaccgggcggcacAAAAACCATAATACCCTCATACGCAGAGACGGAAACAATCGGAAGCAAAAGGACCCTGATATCGTTGGCTGGTTTggtgcggcgacggcggacacTAACATCGGGACGATCCGCCGAATCCGTTCGTCCTCAAGTTTGCTTCCGATTGTCCGTTGTGCGTGTGATTACAATCGAAACCGCAACCCGTATTAACGTGTCGCCAACATCCGTTCATCCATCCCAATCATCTGCAAGATCAGATTATCATATTTTCCGTATGGAGAaacgtgtgagtgtgtgtgtcaattCTTTTCGGGGACAGTAAGGATGGCCACTTTATTATTTCCGTTAGAAAATCGTTGATCCACCGGGCGTACCCGAACCAACGCGGGCATAAATAGTTGATGTATAGTGTAAGAAAAGTTTATCCAACACCGTtaagtgatgatgatgatcggatTCATATAACTGTCCCTATGGAGTTCTCCAGGGGACTGAGGGGGACATTCATCGTTACGCACGCAATTTGTTACTTGTCTGTGTGCAAACATTCTATTTAGTGTACGTGGGGAGGCGGCAAACTGCACACGGCGGTCCCTATTCCAAATCAGCATAATTATTCGTGTAAGAAGGCGCCACTCGGAGCGCCGGTCCAGCAGTTTCGGAAACAATCGTCCTACACAGTCctatgttatgtttttttttcgtgtaaATAAACCGTAGTTCCCGATGGAAAATCTAGAGAGGAACGCGGGGAAGCAACTCGCCGAGGTGTGGAGTTGTGGATTGATGGAACAGTTACAAATAAtaccgatcgatgatggccgcTAACgacgaatgatgatgataggaACATTCCAAGCGAAGCAAAGTATTTCGAATCGTTTTGTGTTATTGTAGAGTAGACGTGAAAGAAACCTTTTGGCCAATTTTATTGACTTTCGACAGAGCACTTGCATAGAGATTCAACGCTGTGGCCATGCTGGCACCTTCGTTTTGTTAGTAGTAAACGCTAATGGTTTTATGGAACGGAATGTGTTCCAGTTCCTTAGCGTGCTTACGGCGATAGTCCCACAGGAAGTGGTCCAACAGGATGGCATTGACGCAGCTCGGTGCAATGTCCAGCTGGTGTGCGATCAGTTTCTCACGCACCAACGCCTTCAGCTGCTCGACGATGTAAATCGATGCGCCCCGTATTTCGACCTCCTCGCGGCACCCGTTTTCCAGTAGTTTGTCTTCTCGCAGCACCGCCATCAACCGCTCGTCGTAGGAAAGGGTTCCGAAGTGGATCAAAACCTGAGGGACCCGATAGTCGGCAAACATCGTGATGGCGTCGATATCCGTGAACCGGCCCAATCCTTCACCCCGGAAGCAGGACCACAGATCGCCCACCAAAATTTGGGCCCGTTTGTAAATCGAAACACGTGTCTTGGTGACTTCCGGCCCCTCACCAACCTCCAGGGTGGCCTCATCACGGAAGCAAGGGAAATCGGACACGATGCGCTGCAGAAGTGCCACGGCGGAACCGTTGCAGGATCGAACAAGGTTTTCAAACTTTCCCCCGTACCGCTCCAGTAGCACGTGGCCAACTTCATGGAGACAGCGGACACGCTCCTCCAGTAACGGTGCCTTCGTGGTCGCGTCGTCGGACCGCAGAATCCCCTCAAGCTGTTCGAGCGTGATGGTGGAATAGAAAGCCGGATTCGTCACGTCGATGTCCTCGCGCATGGCCCGATTAATCGCGGCACAGAGCGCAAAGTAGCCCGTTTCGCCTTCGACCGTCCACTTGGTGGCAACCTTGCCAGGTGTCCAGAAGCAAAAGTTGAGCGTATCGATGAGGAATATCCAATCGACCGCCTTCGGATCCTTCGCCGtcgggtggtgctggtgctgggagAAATTGTCCACGCTGATCTCCTTCTCCCGGATGCCTTGGATAACGCGATCGGCCAATTTTTCGATCGCTTCGTCATGAACTTTCACGTACCGTGCGTTCTTCACGATTAGCTCGCCTGATTCGGCCGGTTGCAACATTTTGGAGGACAATTTACGCAGGGTATGAAGCGACCGATGAAAGAGAATTGTTCTGACCACCACGTTACCGATTGAAATGCGCGCGCTCAGCATCTGGCGTTGTTTACCATTTGTTTCGATATCCGTCGTTTGACATTCGATATCCGCTATCGTTTATATCGAGGAGTTTGAGAATACAATTCGGATACCGTGGTCCATCCGTGAGGACGCAGATTACGCAAAATTTAGTAGACATTCATAAAAAGTGGGACGTGTGCTATACGGTTTGGATCTCACTGTATTTCATCTAACGGATACACGCTACTCAATGCCTAACTTTTGCTTGATGAGGAACTCTGGCAATCGCCTTCCTTTCCAGAACCGCGGCAGTGGGGTGGTCTTTGCCAGGCGCAGCTTCTCGGCCACGTACGCTTCGGCCGAAAACTTTTCTGCCGCCTTTATTTGGTTGATCAGTTCCGCCTGGAACAGTTTCTCCTTCCTTAGTTCCCGTCTTTGACGAACCTACGGACATTTTAAAGCTTAGCTTAGTTCGTCGCCCTGCAACGCCGGCTTCGATCAGTGCTTACCTTCAGCCACTCGAACTTCATTCGCTTTCGGAGCTTTTTTAGCTTATGCTTGCGCATTTTACGCCTCCGGATCACGATGAGACGAGCGGCCTGCTTTCCACCGTCGTCCGGCTGCACGATACCCGTGGGAAGGTCAAGTGACGGGACAGTGTTTAGATTATCGCCAATCGGTTCCCCTGTGCCCGGCCGTTGGATCGGGTTTTCTATGATCCGCGAAACCAGCGGAATGTCGATGATTTCTTTCAAAGGGAGCAGCGGATTGCGCCGTACGCCGTTGCCAATCTCGAGTCCTCCCATCGTAGGTGGCCGTAGCTGTTGTGATGGCAGTTGAGGTAGCGCGAACCGTTCCGGGACATTTAATCCATTCGGCGATCTAGCGGCTCTCGGAGTGGCGACTAATGGCAAAACACCATTCGGCGATCGTTCCACGGTGAGTGTGATTCGGCTGAAGCTACGAGCGAGGGAAGCGACCCCTGTTTGGAGCAGGAACAGAAGAATTAATATTAACTGTCCTCTGCAAGCTCTAGCCGTAGATGCGTTGAATGCGCTTATACCTTGAATATGCCGATGGTGGAACATGTTTAGTGACCATCAACAACTTTTCTGTCCGGTCGATTATACAATGTTTTGGAAATCTTTCTCCGCCAGCTGTCAGCTGTTTGGCAGCCGAAGTGCCTAGTGATTGTGATCAGTGTTGGCAGGGCTGAGTAGGCTAAGAATCTCTTTATGAATATTAAACGAAATCATCTTTATTTGGTTCTTTTAAAGCCTTTTAATGGATCTTTgtgttaaattatttttttaattaaaatctattCGTAGCAATTCAGCACGCTTCAATCATggggcgcctccatcagtCCTCCATTTGTCTTTTAATTTGCAATTATTTGATATTCCCAACTCATTTACCTTCCTTCATTCAACATTCGTGTGAACCACAATGATTGACTATTTACTTACCCGTATTGAAATTAGGAACTTGTATCGGTAACTGCGCATGTGCTGCACAGCTGGCGTGTTTCCGCCTTTCGCCGGTGAGTCGTTgcactcggaacggaacacaacaAACGCAAACCTCTGCCGGAACAGTATTAAACTCGAAGCCCCGGTTTTTGATTTCGACAAAGTTCCTACTTCCCTAAAATCTTGCCAAAATGCTCTCGTCAGCCCGTTTTCTGCGTGTTCTCGTCGTCGGCTCACTGGTAGCGACCGCGTGTGCCGCGGACGCTGATAAAGTTGTGTTCCAGTTTCCGGAGTACGATTACAAGGAAACCAGCAAGAATGTAAGCGAGGTCAATCGATTCGTTTAGGAAAGGTAGCAACTTCATTCGCCCCCCTTTCCGTAGGAAATCACCTTCCGAGAGTTTGAATCGGCCTGCGACCAACGGTGTGCCGGATTCGATGGAATCGAGCGAACGAGATGCGTCCGGGAGTGTGTGTCACCGTCCTGCTATCAGGAGATTTATAAATTCGATGAGGTATATCCAGAATTAAGCAACGTTCGAGACACTGGTCAAATGACGAGCATTTCTTTTAGCTCGAGGAAGGAGAAATCGATGTGCGACTGAACTCGTTCCGTGCCTGCTTCATGCAACGCCTGCATCGGAACCGAGGCTAGGACCAGGGACACTCGCCGGCCGGATAGAACAGAAACAGTATTCAAAATTCAACGTTGGTCTCAATCAGTAATGATGGTTCACTTAGTTCAGTATTCAATCAAGTTGTGAAAGAATCAATcaattcgttttgttttttttctcaataaaTAGTCACCGCAACGGTCAGTATTCGGATGTAGATTGACGAAACGCTCCA
Coding sequences within it:
- the LOC128268368 gene encoding V-type proton ATPase subunit C: MSEYWLISAPGDKTCQQTFDTMNQATRNNNLCENYKFHIPDLKVGTLDQLVGLSDDLGKLDGFVETTTRKIANYLGDVLEDQRDKLFENLVANNTDLTSYIIRFQWDLAKYPTKQSLRNIADIISKQVGQIDADLKTKSAAYNNLKGNLQNLEKKQSGSLLTRNLADLVKKEHFILDSEYLTTLLVIVPKANMNDWNAHYEKITDMIVPRSSQTITQDSDYALCSVTLFKKVVDEFKLHARERKFVVREFVYNEEELAAGKNEITKLVTDKKKQFGPLVRWLKVNFSECFCAWVHVKALRVFVESVLRYGLPVNFQAILIHPNKKSTKRLRDVLQQLYGHLDGSAGSSGGNADNVDIPGLGFGQSEYFPYVYYKLNIDMVDTKV
- the LOC128267156 gene encoding queuosine salvage protein encodes the protein MLSARISIGNVVVRTILFHRSLHTLRKLSSKMLQPAESGELIVKNARYVKVHDEAIEKLADRVIQGIREKEISVDNFSQHQHHPTAKDPKAVDWIFLIDTLNFCFWTPGKVATKWTVEGETGYFALCAAINRAMREDIDVTNPAFYSTITLEQLEGILRSDDATTKAPLLEERVRCLHEVGHVLLERYGGKFENLVRSCNGSAVALLQRIVSDFPCFRDEATLEVGEGPEVTKTRVSIYKRAQILVGDLWSCFRGEGLGRFTDIDAITMFADYRVPQVLIHFGTLSYDERLMAVLREDKLLENGCREEVEIRGASIYIVEQLKALVREKLIAHQLDIAPSCVNAILLDHFLWDYRRKHAKELEHIPFHKTISVYY
- the LOC128268076 gene encoding uncharacterized protein LOC128268076 — protein: MFHHRHIQGVASLARSFSRITLTVERSPNGVLPLVATPRAARSPNGLNVPERFALPQLPSQQLRPPTMGGLEIGNGVRRNPLLPLKEIIDIPLVSRIIENPIQRPGTGEPIGDNLNTVPSLDLPTGIVQPDDGGKQAARLIVIRRRKMRKHKLKKLRKRMKFEWLKVRQRRELRKEKLFQAELINQIKAAEKFSAEAYVAEKLRLAKTTPLPRFWKGRRLPEFLIKQKLGIE
- the LOC128267157 gene encoding uncharacterized protein LOC128267157 yields the protein MLSSARFLRVLVVGSLVATACAADADKVVFQFPEYDYKETSKNEITFREFESACDQRCAGFDGIERTRCVRECVSPSCYQEIYKFDELEEGEIDVRLNSFRACFMQRLHRNRG